The Poriferisphaera corsica DNA segment TAAGCGAGGCGATGTGCGAACTGTGCTCGAAGAGCACGGATGGGTGCGCACTAAAGGCGGAGAAAACGAATATTGGCGAAGACCCGGCAAACAATCGGGTACATCAGCGACGCTAAAGGAGAATGTGTTCTATGTGTTCTCATCAAATGCCACGCCTTTTGAACCGGGTCGCGGATACTCGCCCTTTGCGGTCTATGCGATACTTAGTCATGGCGGAGATTTTGAACAAGCGGCACGTTCTCTTGGAGAGCTTGGCTTTGGTTTAAATTGTTCGAATTCTCTACCAGATGATTCGAATAATCCGGACATCTCGGCCATTGTTCAAATGTCAGCCGCACCACTGAAAGAGAATTCGAATAACGGTCAGACAATCGTATTAGCTGGCGAACCAGCCGAGGCAAAGTCAGAGATCCAAGACCCCGGGCCGATCCCTTTGGAGATGTTGCGCGTGCCGGGGTTTGTCAGTGAGGTGATGGATTACTGCCTTGCGACTGCACCTTACCCCAATCCTGTGATGGCGTTTGCAGGAGCATTAGCGCTTCAGGCGTTTTTAGGTGGACGCAAGGTGCGCGATAGCGGCAATAACAGAACCAATCTTTACCTTCTCGGTCTGGCCCATTCAGCGTCAGGTAAGGACTGGCCGCGCAAGATCAATAACCGAATTTTATTGCAGACCAAACTTGGCAATGCATTAGGTGAACGCTTTGCTAGCGGCGAAGGCATACAGGATGCGCTGTACTTAACGCCTTCGATGCTCTTTCAAACTGATGAGATTGATACGATGCTGCAATCGATCAATCTATCTAAGCATGGTCAGCATGAAGCGATCCTCAGTACGCTTTTAACGATGTATTCATCAGCTAACAGCCTGTATCCCATGCGCAAGAAAGCAAACGTTAAGGGCGAAAACGACATCGGCTTGCGTTATATCGATCAGCCCAATCTGGTCATCTTTGGTACCGCGATTCCCAATCACTACTACGCAGCGCTGAGCGAGCGCATGATGACTAACGGCTTTTTCGCTCGCATGATCGTGCTGGAAGCTGGATCACGTAGTCGCGGTCAAGAACCGGTCATGAGCGACTTGCCGAAGCGCGTTCTTGAAACCGCCAATTGGTGGGCTAACTTTAATCCCATCAAAGGCAACCTGACAGATTTGCATCCGCTGCCTGCATTGGTGGAACATACAAGCCAAGCGCAAAAACATTTAATCGAAACCCGCGATCAGGCAGATCATGAATACGCCAAGGCAGAAGCGGGTAACGATGCGGTGGGTACAACGGTCTGGGGACGCGTCAGCGAGCAGGTTCGTAAGCTATCACTCATCTACGCCATCAGCGAGAACCACCACGCCCCGGTCATTGGCCATGAGGCCGTTGAGTGGGCGTCCGAGTTCGTCATGCACCAAGTCAGGCGGATGCTCTACATGGCCGCGTCACATGCCGCGGAGAGCGCGTTTCATGCCGAGTGTTTGAAGGCTATCACTAAGCTGCGTGAAGCGCCTAATCAGGAGTTAGCCCATAGCGTCCTGCTAAAACGCATGAAGATGAAAGCCAAGGATTTTAAGGATCTGATTGAGACGCTGATTCAGCGGGGAGATATTCAAGTCATAACCACACCACGGGCGGGTAGTCCGATGGTCGTTTATAAGCTCAATTAGGGGGTGAAACGTGGGTGAAATGTGGGTGAAACGAGAGAAACCTGACCGTTTCACGTTTCTCTGATTTCACCCTGGTTTCACCCCCTAAAGGTGAAACGTGAAGAAGTGGTAAGTATAGAAATAATAATAAATAATCATTTTTATATCTCACGTTTCCCTCCTTTCACCCCACCCCCCTCGCATATACATTTTTTATAGGTTAAACCCTCGAAAAACACCTGTTTGTATGTGCGTTTGGGATCGCGCGTGAGGGGTGTGAAACGTGAGATTTTACGGGATTACCAATGGTTCCTTCCCGGTACGTCTGTCATCTGATGGCACGGGAACGAGTCGAGCTGTATTAGACACTTTCTTTCTAACGTGGCGAATTTGTAATTCTTTAAGTGGTATGTGTTTATTTACATTTTTTATGCGCAAGGAGATGAACGATGGCGAAACGTGAGCAGGTGATGAAAATTGAACTTCGAAGGTTGGATGAGGTGGTGCCTTACGAACGTAACCCCCGGCTCAATGACATGGCGGTGGGCGCGGTGGCTGAATCGTTGCGCGCGTTTGGGTTCAGACAGCCGATTGTGGTGGATGCGGATGGCGTGATTGTTGCAGGCCACACCCGATGGAAGGCGGCGCAGAAGCTGGGGCTTGTGAAAGTACCGGTGCATGTGGCAACTGACCTCACCGATAGTCAAATTCGCGCTTATCGCATTGCTGATAACAAGAGCGGCGAACTGGCAGAGTGGGACATGGAGATCCTGCCGATTGAATTAACGGAGCTAAACGGCGACTTTGATTTTGAGTCGTTTGGTTTTGGCGAAAAAGAACTCACGCAGCTTCTTGAAGAAGGAGGCGGCATTCAGCAAGGGTTAACGGATCCGGATGAAATACCTGAGCCACCTGATGAAGCTGTGACACAATCTGGCGATATCTGGCAACTTGGCGACCACAGACTTATGTGCGGCGATAGCGGGTCGGAGTCAGATCTAGGCAGGCTTTTGGATGGGCAGGTGATTGATCTTGTTCTGAGCGACCCCCCTTACAACGTAAAGGTGGAGCCGCGCAGCAACAACGCCATTGCGGCTGGTTTGTCGAGTTTTCCCGCCAGCGGTGGTGGGCACCATCAGAAGTTGGATGTCCAGCGTCATCCGGAAAAAGCTAACGCGACGCACAAAAAGCTACGTGCCAAAGATAGGCCGCTGGAGAACGACTTCATCAGTGATGACGAATTTGATCAGCTGCTTCTCGATTGGTTTGGCAATGCATCGCGCGTTCTCAAGTCAGGCGGAAGTTTTTACATCTGGGGCGGGTACGCGAACCTCGGCAACTATCCCAAGCCGCTGGTTGAATCGGGACTGTACTTCAGTCAGGCAGTTGTATGGGACAAGCAGCATCCGGTACTGACACGCAAGGACATGATGGGATCGTTTGAGCTTTGCTTTTATGGCTGGAAGGTTGGCGCGGGACATAGTTTTTACGGTCCTAACAACGCGACGGACTTGTGGCACGTGAAGAAGGTGAGTCCGCAGTCGATGGTACATCTGACTGAGAAGCCAGTGGAATTGGCGGTGCGTGCGATTCAGTATTCATCAAAGCGAGGTGAGAACGTGCTGGACTTGTTTGGCGGTTCAGGCAGTACGCTGATTGGATGTGAACAGACTGAGCGAAAGGCATATCTGATGGAATTTGATCCGCTGTACTGTGATGTGATCGTGAAGCGTTGGGAGATGTTTACGGGGAAGAAAGCGGTGAGGCTTGAACGAATGGCAGGTCAATAGATTTTGCAGGTGACTTTGCTTTTGCTGGCACTTTGGATTTCGACAGGTTGGATGCCGTAAGCCGTGATGACTTTGATGGTGACGGTATCGTGATTGGTCGGGTAGGCATCAAAGACTTCCAGCCAATTCCCGCCAAGACAGATCACATCGCCGGGCTTTAGATCGCACCAGTTACGCTCAATCGTTTTAGATTCATTTGTCATTTGCATTGGTTTCCTTTCACAGTCACATCAGGGCGTATTTGAGCTGATTCATCAAGCAGGATTCATGCCTAATCGCGAGATCGTTATGGCCAAAAAAGCAGATCCCAAGCTGAGCCTTACCTCGTTAACGCCTACGCAGGCAGCACAAGTCCTCGCATCTGCTTACGGCAAACGGGTTGATCCTGGGCAGGTGCAAGCCATTGCGGAGGAAGGTGATCTACTTCGCGCCGATGGCACGCTGAACCTGATGGAGTATGTAGCGTATCTTGCTAGCGAAATGGCCAATAAGCCAAGTCACTGAACTTGCTTAGCGACAAATAAGTGGGGGGATTGGGGGGGGTAAGGGGGGATGGGGATCTGTGTGATGAACCTACGAAAATTAAAGCCCGCAGAATTGCTGCGTGTGATCAATTCGACACGTTTTGGGAATGTGCTGAGTGAATCGCAGCTTCGACGCCATCGCAACATGGCGGGCTATACCATTGGCGATGTGCGTAGTATTGATCTGCTGCGTTACGCGGCGTGGCTGACGTTGCAGTACTCACAAGAAATTAAACAAAGTGGCGGCTACGAGCAGCACAAGAAACGCATGGCAGAGCAGGCTGCTGAGATGGTACGCTCGGCGCAAGATATTGGCGTGTTGCCAGAAGTTGCTGATCCAGAACGTAAGAAGAATGCAACTGAATCGTTCAGAGGTTTATGTGAGACCTATTTCCCTGAAGTGTTTTATCTGCCGTGGTCGGCGGATCATGAGAAGGTCATCAGTAAGATTGAGAAGGCGGTCACCAGTGGCGGCCTGTTTGCGGTTGCGATGCCGCGTGGTTCGGGCAAGACTGTTTTGATGCAGATGGCGTGTTTGTGGGCAGCGTTAACTGGGGCGACACCTTTTGTGTGTTTGATTGCAGCATCAGCAGATCGAGCGAAGGACTTGCTTGAAAATATCAAAGTGTGGCTGGAAACTAATCCGCTTTTAGCGGCTGACTTTCCAGAAGTTTGTTATCCGATTAAGGCGCTGGAGCGCATCACCAATCGCCAAAAGGGACAGAAGTTTCAGGGTGAGCCGACGCGGATCGAGTGGGCGGCAGATAAGATTGTGCTCCCCACGATACCCGGCTCCAAAGCATCGGGCGTTGTGATTTCATGCTCAGGAATGAAGGGGTCAGATCTCCGCGGGCAGAACCATGCTAGGCCAGACGGGCAAGTTGTCAGACCTGCACTTGTGATGGTCGACGACCCGCAAACAACAGAGTCCGCTTGGTCACCTAGCCAATCGCAAAGACGTGAAGCAATCCTAGCGGGTGATGTCTTGGGTATGGCGGGGCCGAGTAAGAAGATCGCAGGTCTGATGGCATGTACGGTGATTCGTCCCGGCGATATGGCGGACAATATGCTTGACCGGCAAAAGCACCCTGAGTGGCAAGGGCAGCGTACCAAGATGGTTTACAAGTTCCCGAGTAACGAAAAACTCTGGGCTACCTATGCGCAAATTAGAGCGGATAGCCTGCGCAACGATAGCGATGGATCGGAAGCAACCAAGTTCTATCAAGAGAACCAAGTCGCCATGGATGAAGGCGCGGTGGTTGCTTGGCCGCAGCGGTTCTATGAAGGTGAACTGTCTGCGATTCAACACGCGATGAATTTGAAGTTGCGCGATGACGCAGCGTTCTTTGCTGAGTATCAGAACGAACCGATCGTCGAAACAGAAGGCGAAGAAATGCTAACTCCGGAGGAGATTGCGAAAAAAACGAATGGTTATCTTCCGGGGGCTGTGCCGATTGGTTGCAATCACCTGACGATGTTTATCGATGTGCAGCAAAAAGTATTGTTTTGGATGATCTGCGGATGGGAGGATGATTTTACCGGTTACGTTTTAGATTATGGTGTATGGCCATCCCCAGACCCCGGAAGACACTACTTCGCGCTCGCTAACTTGCAGAATACGCTCGCTAAAGCCAAGCCGGGCGCGGGGCTTGAAGGACAGATCTATCACGGGCTTGAGCAGCTCACATTGCAAACTTTGTCTCGCATTTACAGGCGCGAAGATGGCGCAGAGATGCATATTAATCGTTGTATGATTGATGCGAACTGGGGGCAGTCGACCGATGTGGTTTACCAGTTCTGCAGGCAAAGTGAATTCGCGACGATCCTATTGCCAAGCCATGGTAAGTATGTGGGCGCATCAAGTACGCCGTTTAGCGAATACAAACGTAAACGCGGCGACCGTATTGGACACCACTGGCGGATTCCTAATATCACCGGGCGAAGACAGGTGCGTCATGCGCTTGTTGATACGAACTACTGGAAGTCGTTTGTGCATGCGCGACTATCTGTCGCGATGGGTGATCCGGGCTGCTTGAGTTTGTATGGCAGGGATACAGAGAGGCACCGGTTACTCGCAGACCACATGACTGCTGAATACCGCGTTAAAACTTTAGCTCGCGGACGCGTGGTTGATGAATGGAAGCTAAAAGCTGCCCGGCCAGACAATCATTGGCTGGATTGCTTGGTTGGGTGTGCAGTCGGCGCGAGCATGATGGGAGCGTCATTGCCGGGTACGAATGCCGTCGTAAAACAAACAGCGAAGCGTCTGCGGTTATCTGGTTTACAACATAAAAAGGCACGTCAAAAACGAGGATAATTCTCGACATCATCGTAGAATTCTCTGGATAATTTTACGATCCTATCGATAATTCTCCGCTTAAGAAACATCCAGACAGATTCCTGTCATCGAGATTTCGTAGCATTCAAAGATTATGAAGAATATGCGTTGAGATAATCAAAACATCAAACCATGTTTTGCCATTTAATGCCAGTCGTTGACAGCATTTCACATCCAACAAAAAAATTCACAAAATCACCAAAAAATGCGCAACAAATTTCGTTTTGACGCAGATATAGAGGGTGTAGGGGAGATAGTGTGGGGGGATGGGTTTTTATGATGGCAGAGGATACCACAACCAACAATCTCAGAGAGAATGCTGCCGGGCCACGGAAGGCGAGCGGCGATTCGGGATCGGTCGAGCAGCATAGCCTGCAAGATCAGATTGCTGCGGATAAATATCTCGAATCTAAGAAGGCCAGCCGATCGAAAGGACTCGGTATTCGGCTGGTCTCTATTGTCCCTGGCGGCACAGCTGACGGAGCAACATGATGAGTCCCTTGCACGCGTGGTTTAAATCCAAACGTCACGATGCGCCCAATCAATCGCAGCAAGTAAGACCGGCTGTGATCAAAGCGCGTTATGACGCAGCGCAAACCACACGTGAGAACATGCGCCATTGGGTGATGGCGGATAGCTGCTCAGCGGATCAATCGGCATCACCTGAAGTTCGCCGTAAACTCCGTGAACGTGCTCGCTACGAGGTAGCTAACAACAGCTACGCTAAGGGGATCGTACTCACTATTGCCAACGACTGCATCGGCACCGGGCCAAGACTTCAGGTTTTAACTGAAGATGATCAAACAAATCGCAAGATCGAAAACGCGTTCAGCGATTGGAGTCAATCGGTCAATCTTGCTGAAAAACTCCGCACCATGCGGATGGCTAAAACGACCGATGGTGAAGTCTTTGCTGTTTTAGCCGCCAATCCAAAGCTTGATTCGCCGGTGCAGATGGATGTTCAGCTCATCGAAACAGAACGCGTCGCCTCACCGCAAGATCAGTTCAACATAAATGCCAATGATGTTGATGGTATTCAGCTGAACCGACTCGGTATACCCGAATCATACACAGTGTTAAGAAATCACTCTGCCCCCGGAGCCCCCGGAAGTTTCGGTTCTAATATTCGTCGTGGTTTCGATGTAATCACTGCTGATTCAATGATTCACTGGTTTCGAATGGATCGACCTGATCAGCATCGTGGTGTGCCAGAGATTACGCCTGCTTTACCGCTTTTTGCGCAGCTTCGCAGATACACACTCGCGGTGATCGCAGCAGCGGAAACAGCCGCAGACTTTGCGGCGGTGCTTTACACCGATGCGCCAGCTAACGGTGAAGCCCAAGCACTTGAGCCGATGGATGTGATTGATCTTGAGAAACGCATGGCCACGGTATTGCCAGATGGTTGGCGGCTTGGACAAGTCAGTGCACAGCAGCCCACAACCACCTACGCGGAATTTAAGCGAGAGATTCTTAACGAGATCGCACGTTGCCTGAACCTGCCTTACAACATCGCAGCTTGTAACTCAAGTGGCTACAACTACGCATCAGGCCGCTTGGATCACCAGACATATTACAAATCCATTCGAGTCGAACAGGCAGATTTAGTCACCAGCGTTTTGGATCCCATTCTGCATGGATGGATACACGAAGGCATGTTAACAACTGAACTTAATGTGCTTCGGCGTTTGAAGCATTTGCCGCATCAATGGTTCTTCGACGGAACGGAGCATGTGGATCCAGCCAAGGAAGCGAACGCGCAGGCAACCCGGCTTAAGAGCTGCAGCACGACACTTGCTGCTGAGTATGCAAGGCAAGGTAAAGATTGGGAAATCGAGTTACGCCAGCGAGCCAAGGAAAAGAACTTGATGCGCGAACTGGGGCTGACAGAAAGTGACGGATCTACGGAGACAGGTCACAAGGAAAGTATGCAGGAGCAAAACGATGATCCAAGCGCAAGCGAAAACAAAGACGCAAGCCACTGAACTTGCATTCTTATGCCCATTGCAGATCAAAGCCGCGAGTGGTGAAGATCAATCCATGCCCCGCTTTGAGATGGTGGCTTACACCGGCGGGCTAATGCAGGTTGAGGGCTTTGATTTTCCAGTGGTCGTCGATCTAGAAGGACTGGATATCAGTCAGCAGCAGATCCCGATCCGGCTAGATCATCAAGCTAGGCAAGGTGTGGGGCACACCAGTACGGTTGATATTCAAAATGGCGAGCTTGTTGCTGAAGGACTGATTAGCCGCGATACTTCTTGGGCGCGAGATGTTGCTAAGAGCGGCTCAAACGGTTTTCCTTGGCAGGCCAGTATCGGTGCGTCTGTGATTCGCAGCGAGTTCATTCCAAACGGCCATCAGGTTGAAGTCAACGGCCAAAGCTTTGATGGACCCATCTATATCGTGCGCGAGGCATCGCTTCGTGAAATTTCTTTTGTTGATAGCGGCGCTGATACCAAGACCTCTGCGAGGGTAGCTGCTAAAAAGGCTGACGATGAAACGGCTGAAACGAAAGAGGATGAGCAGGAAGAAACAGAGGAAGAGGAAACAGCGTCAGATGATGTGAACGCCAATCAAACGATTCAGGCGATGCGATCGCAGATTGCAGGTGAATCGCGGCGCATTGAAGCGATCCGCAAGATCTGCGGCGATGACCACCGTGATATCGAAGCCAAGGCGATCGAAGAAGGATGGGATACCACTAAGACCGAACTGCAGGTTCTTCGGGCTAGTCGGCCGCAGGTACCAGCGATGATAACGACGGATCGGCCGCGTGATGCGAACGTGTTTGAAGCAGTTGCCATGATGAATGCGGGATTGCAAGCATCACGTCTCGAATCCTTGTACACATCGCAAATCCTTGAAGCAGCAGATAAGCTTCGCGGGATCGGCATCCAAGAATTCTGCGAGCTTGCCTGTGGTCAGCAGCTGCCACGATTTAGGCGCGATGCATCAGGTTGGTTGCAGGCAGCGTTCAGCACCACCAGCTTGCCAGGCATCTTGAGCAATATCGCCAACAAGATGCTGCTTGAAGGCTACAACTACATCGAAGATACCTGGCGGCGGATCTGCAAGATCGCCAGCGTGAATGATTTTAAAGAGCACAGCCGTTACCGCATGACCGGCAGCTTTAAGTTTGAGCAGGTAGGCGCAGATGGCGAACTCAAACACGGCCAACTCGATGAACAAAAGTTCGGCCAAAAAGCCGATACCCACGGCATCATGTTCGCACTGACCCGGCAGATGATTATAAACGACGACATGGGCGCGTTCACCGATATCCCGCGGCAGATCGGAATGGGCGCTGCTGAAGCGATTGCCGATGCGGTGTGGGGTTTACTGCTCCGCAATCCGCCGCAGGCTGACGGCCATGCATTTTTCTCAAACGACCACAAAAACCTTAAGACAGGTAACGACAGCATTCTGAATGTCGATGGCCTTACCGCTGCTGAGATTCTCTTTGGGCAGCAGATTAAACCCAACGGCAGGCCGCTCGGGATTCAAGCGGCACTCCTGCTCGTGCCTATTGCACTGAAGGTGCAGGCGCAGTTGCTCATGAACAGCTTGCAACTCAATGAAACCACAACCGCTAACAAAGCGAAGCCTGCGACCAATCCGCATGTTGGTAAGTTCGATGTAATCAGCAGTTCTTATCTTTCGAATAACAGCTTCACGGGTGCATCCAGTAAAGCATGGTATCTCTTTGCCGACCCCAATCGGCTACCCGCACTTGAAGTGGCATTCCTAAACGGCATCGACCGGCCTACGGTTGAGAAAACCGATGCGGACTTCAACACACTCGGCATTCAGTTCCGCGGATTTATCGACTTCGGTGTACGTGAGCAAGATTATCGCGGTGCATTGAAAATGAAGGGCGAGGCGTAAGTCAGAGTGTTCGGCTTGCAAGCAAATCATTCAGAACAACAAACAAGGGAATAAAGCATGATGGCAAGATTTATTCATAACGGTGATGCGATTGATTACGCGCCTGA contains these protein-coding regions:
- a CDS encoding bifunctional DNA primase/polymerase; translation: MIEEITAADSLQQYVSVDLCALPALRIEKRPSCGRWKQYQKRLPTEAELSAWSANHPDAVCIICGKVSNHLEILDFDAQGELFDAWAKQISPELLNRLVIQGTPSGGWHVIYRCQTSISGNMKLAQRLDQSTGEILTLIETRGEGGLFLCYPTQDYELAQGDLCDLPVITEAERDALLQAAWDLNEYLPPVLNSHANNQTSARPCESQPAHLNRPGDDFNKRGDVRTVLEEHGWVRTKGGENEYWRRPGKQSGTSATLKENVFYVFSSNATPFEPGRGYSPFAVYAILSHGGDFEQAARSLGELGFGLNCSNSLPDDSNNPDISAIVQMSAAPLKENSNNGQTIVLAGEPAEAKSEIQDPGPIPLEMLRVPGFVSEVMDYCLATAPYPNPVMAFAGALALQAFLGGRKVRDSGNNRTNLYLLGLAHSASGKDWPRKINNRILLQTKLGNALGERFASGEGIQDALYLTPSMLFQTDEIDTMLQSINLSKHGQHEAILSTLLTMYSSANSLYPMRKKANVKGENDIGLRYIDQPNLVIFGTAIPNHYYAALSERMMTNGFFARMIVLEAGSRSRGQEPVMSDLPKRVLETANWWANFNPIKGNLTDLHPLPALVEHTSQAQKHLIETRDQADHEYAKAEAGNDAVGTTVWGRVSEQVRKLSLIYAISENHHAPVIGHEAVEWASEFVMHQVRRMLYMAASHAAESAFHAECLKAITKLREAPNQELAHSVLLKRMKMKAKDFKDLIETLIQRGDIQVITTPRAGSPMVVYKLN
- a CDS encoding phage portal protein → MSPLHAWFKSKRHDAPNQSQQVRPAVIKARYDAAQTTRENMRHWVMADSCSADQSASPEVRRKLRERARYEVANNSYAKGIVLTIANDCIGTGPRLQVLTEDDQTNRKIENAFSDWSQSVNLAEKLRTMRMAKTTDGEVFAVLAANPKLDSPVQMDVQLIETERVASPQDQFNINANDVDGIQLNRLGIPESYTVLRNHSAPGAPGSFGSNIRRGFDVITADSMIHWFRMDRPDQHRGVPEITPALPLFAQLRRYTLAVIAAAETAADFAAVLYTDAPANGEAQALEPMDVIDLEKRMATVLPDGWRLGQVSAQQPTTTYAEFKREILNEIARCLNLPYNIAACNSSGYNYASGRLDHQTYYKSIRVEQADLVTSVLDPILHGWIHEGMLTTELNVLRRLKHLPHQWFFDGTEHVDPAKEANAQATRLKSCSTTLAAEYARQGKDWEIELRQRAKEKNLMRELGLTESDGSTETGHKESMQEQNDDPSASENKDASH
- a CDS encoding DNA modification methylase, encoding MAKREQVMKIELRRLDEVVPYERNPRLNDMAVGAVAESLRAFGFRQPIVVDADGVIVAGHTRWKAAQKLGLVKVPVHVATDLTDSQIRAYRIADNKSGELAEWDMEILPIELTELNGDFDFESFGFGEKELTQLLEEGGGIQQGLTDPDEIPEPPDEAVTQSGDIWQLGDHRLMCGDSGSESDLGRLLDGQVIDLVLSDPPYNVKVEPRSNNAIAAGLSSFPASGGGHHQKLDVQRHPEKANATHKKLRAKDRPLENDFISDDEFDQLLLDWFGNASRVLKSGGSFYIWGGYANLGNYPKPLVESGLYFSQAVVWDKQHPVLTRKDMMGSFELCFYGWKVGAGHSFYGPNNATDLWHVKKVSPQSMVHLTEKPVELAVRAIQYSSKRGENVLDLFGGSGSTLIGCEQTERKAYLMEFDPLYCDVIVKRWEMFTGKKAVRLERMAGQ
- a CDS encoding terminase gpA endonuclease subunit, producing MNLRKLKPAELLRVINSTRFGNVLSESQLRRHRNMAGYTIGDVRSIDLLRYAAWLTLQYSQEIKQSGGYEQHKKRMAEQAAEMVRSAQDIGVLPEVADPERKKNATESFRGLCETYFPEVFYLPWSADHEKVISKIEKAVTSGGLFAVAMPRGSGKTVLMQMACLWAALTGATPFVCLIAASADRAKDLLENIKVWLETNPLLAADFPEVCYPIKALERITNRQKGQKFQGEPTRIEWAADKIVLPTIPGSKASGVVISCSGMKGSDLRGQNHARPDGQVVRPALVMVDDPQTTESAWSPSQSQRREAILAGDVLGMAGPSKKIAGLMACTVIRPGDMADNMLDRQKHPEWQGQRTKMVYKFPSNEKLWATYAQIRADSLRNDSDGSEATKFYQENQVAMDEGAVVAWPQRFYEGELSAIQHAMNLKLRDDAAFFAEYQNEPIVETEGEEMLTPEEIAKKTNGYLPGAVPIGCNHLTMFIDVQQKVLFWMICGWEDDFTGYVLDYGVWPSPDPGRHYFALANLQNTLAKAKPGAGLEGQIYHGLEQLTLQTLSRIYRREDGAEMHINRCMIDANWGQSTDVVYQFCRQSEFATILLPSHGKYVGASSTPFSEYKRKRGDRIGHHWRIPNITGRRQVRHALVDTNYWKSFVHARLSVAMGDPGCLSLYGRDTERHRLLADHMTAEYRVKTLARGRVVDEWKLKAARPDNHWLDCLVGCAVGASMMGASLPGTNAVVKQTAKRLRLSGLQHKKARQKRG
- a CDS encoding phage major capsid protein, which produces MIQAQAKTKTQATELAFLCPLQIKAASGEDQSMPRFEMVAYTGGLMQVEGFDFPVVVDLEGLDISQQQIPIRLDHQARQGVGHTSTVDIQNGELVAEGLISRDTSWARDVAKSGSNGFPWQASIGASVIRSEFIPNGHQVEVNGQSFDGPIYIVREASLREISFVDSGADTKTSARVAAKKADDETAETKEDEQEETEEEETASDDVNANQTIQAMRSQIAGESRRIEAIRKICGDDHRDIEAKAIEEGWDTTKTELQVLRASRPQVPAMITTDRPRDANVFEAVAMMNAGLQASRLESLYTSQILEAADKLRGIGIQEFCELACGQQLPRFRRDASGWLQAAFSTTSLPGILSNIANKMLLEGYNYIEDTWRRICKIASVNDFKEHSRYRMTGSFKFEQVGADGELKHGQLDEQKFGQKADTHGIMFALTRQMIINDDMGAFTDIPRQIGMGAAEAIADAVWGLLLRNPPQADGHAFFSNDHKNLKTGNDSILNVDGLTAAEILFGQQIKPNGRPLGIQAALLLVPIALKVQAQLLMNSLQLNETTTANKAKPATNPHVGKFDVISSSYLSNNSFTGASSKAWYLFADPNRLPALEVAFLNGIDRPTVEKTDADFNTLGIQFRGFIDFGVREQDYRGALKMKGEA